One part of the Neoarius graeffei isolate fNeoGra1 chromosome 2, fNeoGra1.pri, whole genome shotgun sequence genome encodes these proteins:
- the proza gene encoding protein Z, vitamin K-dependent plasma glycoprotein a: MVWLSTALSLTLLLGYVTAGLDKSRVPVFLDQKEASEVISRQKRANAGNEENTLNPNLERECLEEVCSYEEAREVFQDIYRTDIFWSVYIDGDQCANQPCKNGAMCSDSVGGYDCICKSGFSGVHCETDQTKCVIDKNKGCSQFCKPGYQSYECSCAWGWKLEQKDKCVPAVPFPCGKVSSLSQWTSQQSKNIQSDYEGLDCNAEECPWQALLHNSKLNGFCSGVIIKENFVLTTAQCVLKYTDFSVAVGKMVPTYEIDEQDLYVKKVHVHPLYLEGKPENDLAVIELKDKIMLKKKVVPACLPERDFAENVLISGEHMGVVTGWQNASEFVGNLRLNHLSYSKLSACVERHSGQVTNKMACTLPRPKVDCFFGSGSPILTLYREVFFLTGVVSQSPGLDCSNGYVFQKVSRFLPWLRNVMGSL, encoded by the exons ATGGTGTGGCTGTCTACAGCACTTTCCCTAACCCTTCTATTAGGCTATGTGACGGCTGGACTGGACAAAAGCAGAG TCCCAGTGTTCCTGGACCAGAAGGAGGCCAGTGAAGTCATAAGCCGTCAGAAGAGAGCAAATGCAGGAAACGAGGAGAATACACTCAACCCCAACCTTGAGCGAGAATGTCTGGAGGAAGTGTGCAGTTATGAAGAAGCAAGAGAGGTGTTTCAGGACATATATCGCACT GATATATTCTGGTCAGTGTACATAG ATGGAGATCAGTGCGCAAATCAACCATGCAAAAACGGAGCCATGTGCTCAGACAGTGTTGGTGGTTATGATTGCATCTGCAAATCaggattttcaggagtgcattgtgaaacag ATCAGACCAAATGTGTTATCGATAAGAACAAAGGCTGCAGTCAGTTCTGTAAGCCTGGTTACCAGTCGTATGAGTGTTCCTGTGCTTGGGGATGGAAGCTGGAGCAGAAAGACAAATGTGTGCCTGCTG TGCCATTCCCATGTGGGAAGGTGAGCAGTTTGAGTCAGTGGACCAGCCAGCAGTCCAAGAACATACAATCGGACTATGAAGGACTGGACTGCAATGCTGAAGAATGTCCCTGGCAG GCCCTGCTGCATAACAGTAAGTTGAATGGGTTTTGCAGTGGCGTCATCATTAAAGAGAACTTTGTACTGACCACGGCACAGTGTGTCCTCAAATATACCGACTTCTCCGTGGCTGTGG GCAAGATGGTGCCAACCTATGAGATTGATGAACAGGACCTGTATGTAAAGAAGGTACATGTTCATCCACTTTACCTGGAGGGAAAACCAGAAAATGACCTTGCTGTGATCGAGCTGAAGGATAAGATCATGTTGAAGAAGAAGGTGGTGCCAGCCTGCCTGCCTGAGAGAGATTTTGCAGAAAATGTTTTGATTTCAGGCGAGCACATGGGCGTGGTTACTGGTTGGCAAAATGCATCTGAGTTTGTAGGAAACCTCAGGCTAAATCACTTGTCTTACAGCAAACTGTCAGCATGTGTGGAGCGTCACTCAGGACAG GTTACCAACAAGATGGCATGCACCCTGCCACGTCCTAAAGTGGATTGTTTCTTCGGCTCCGGCAGTCCCATCCTCACCTTGTACCGAGAGGTCTTCTTTCTCACTGGTGTGGTGAGCCAGTCCCCAGGGCTGGACTGCAGCAACGGTTACGTCTTTCAGAAGGTGTCCCGCTTCCTTCCCTGGTTGAGGAATGTGATGGGTTCTCTGTAA